Proteins encoded in a region of the Planctomycetota bacterium genome:
- the mutY gene encoding A/G-specific adenine glycosylase yields the protein MARQQKVDRNAWLRAELLRWFDTAARDLPWRGQGRTPYRVLVSEFMLQQTQVATVIPYFERFVASFPSVDALARADEADVLRHWQGLGYYSRAKRLQAAAKAIVDDHGGRVPRDVATLLTLPGVGRYTAGAIASIAYGVAAPIVDGNVSRVLVRLDAVREDPTEKATIDRLWQRADELVQGERPGDFNSAMMELGATVCVPQNPRCLVCPVAEICRANELGLADDIPPPKKQKAVAVERRKVYRVTDRSGRLLVEQRPAKGRWAGLWQFPTRSIDDAPPIDAEWQPLGRVSHRLTHRQYEFDCYTSAVATPDTPPGTVWKLPAELDKLAMSKPQLTIRSMPVPAEAESKVARTKRRAPAASPR from the coding sequence GTGGCTCGGCAGCAGAAGGTCGATCGCAACGCGTGGCTTCGTGCGGAACTGCTGCGATGGTTCGACACGGCCGCCCGTGACTTGCCGTGGCGTGGTCAGGGGCGAACGCCTTACCGCGTCCTCGTCAGCGAGTTCATGCTCCAGCAGACGCAGGTCGCGACGGTGATTCCGTACTTCGAGCGATTCGTCGCCTCGTTCCCGTCCGTCGACGCGCTCGCACGAGCCGACGAGGCCGATGTCTTGCGCCACTGGCAGGGCCTTGGCTACTACAGCCGAGCCAAACGACTTCAAGCCGCCGCCAAGGCGATCGTCGACGACCACGGCGGCAGAGTGCCGAGAGACGTGGCGACGCTGCTCACGCTGCCGGGCGTCGGGAGATACACGGCCGGTGCGATCGCGAGCATCGCTTACGGCGTCGCTGCACCGATCGTCGACGGCAACGTCAGCCGCGTGCTCGTCCGGCTCGATGCCGTGCGCGAAGACCCGACCGAGAAAGCCACGATCGACCGTCTCTGGCAGCGTGCCGACGAGCTTGTTCAGGGCGAACGTCCGGGCGACTTCAACTCGGCGATGATGGAGCTTGGTGCGACCGTGTGCGTGCCGCAGAATCCGAGATGTCTTGTCTGCCCGGTGGCCGAAATCTGTCGGGCCAATGAGCTTGGCCTCGCCGACGACATTCCGCCGCCGAAAAAGCAGAAGGCCGTCGCGGTCGAGCGACGCAAGGTCTATCGCGTGACGGATCGCTCGGGCCGTCTGCTCGTCGAGCAACGACCGGCCAAAGGACGCTGGGCCGGTCTGTGGCAGTTCCCGACTCGGTCGATCGATGACGCACCGCCGATCGACGCCGAATGGCAACCGCTCGGCCGGGTCTCCCATCGGCTGACGCACCGGCAATACGAGTTCGACTGCTACACGTCGGCCGTCGCGACGCCCGACACACCACCCGGCACGGTCTGGAAGTTGCCGGCCGAGCTGGACAAACTCGCGATGAGCAAGCCGCAGCTCACGATTCGTTCGATGCCAGTTCCGGCTGAAGCAGAGTCCAAAGTCGCTCGCACAAAGCGTCGAGCCCCTGCCGCGTCGCCCCGCTGA
- the obgE gene encoding GTPase ObgE → MFVDEARIMVKAGDGGSGCVSFRREKYVPKGGPDGGDGGSGGDVIFVVDPEKNTLLDFAGRHHWKATDGKAGSGQRRSGKSGDDLVISVPPGTGVFDLGLRDEHEQADLVIPDEDDAAGHEMSLDVPDEFGKGEGLHIADLVKAGQQVIIAEGGRGGQGNHRFKSSTNQSPRQFTPGTPGVRRHLRLQLRLIADVGLAGLPNAGKSTLLGALSAARPKVASYPFTTLEPQLGISELDFERRIVFADIPGLIEGASDGAGLGHAFLKHIERCRVVLHVVDVGGESADPAADFRTVRRELERFSPTLAEKPTLVAANKIDLLTDGDGPIDELRQALPDQEVVAISGATRQGLDALCERLWTLLQPELASNES, encoded by the coding sequence ATGTTCGTCGACGAAGCCCGAATCATGGTCAAGGCCGGCGACGGCGGCAGCGGGTGCGTCAGCTTCCGTCGCGAAAAGTACGTCCCCAAAGGCGGCCCCGACGGCGGCGACGGCGGCAGTGGTGGCGATGTCATCTTCGTCGTTGATCCCGAGAAAAACACGCTCCTCGACTTCGCCGGCCGGCATCACTGGAAGGCGACCGACGGCAAGGCGGGCAGCGGGCAACGACGAAGCGGCAAGAGTGGCGACGACCTCGTCATATCTGTCCCGCCCGGCACCGGCGTGTTCGACCTCGGCCTGCGTGACGAACACGAGCAGGCAGACCTCGTCATCCCCGACGAGGACGACGCGGCGGGTCACGAGATGTCGCTCGACGTGCCCGACGAGTTCGGCAAGGGCGAAGGCCTACACATTGCCGATCTCGTCAAAGCCGGGCAGCAGGTCATCATCGCTGAGGGCGGTCGCGGCGGGCAGGGGAATCACCGGTTCAAGAGCAGCACCAACCAGTCGCCGCGACAATTCACGCCCGGGACGCCCGGCGTCCGTCGTCACCTGCGTTTGCAGCTTCGCCTCATCGCCGACGTCGGGCTGGCGGGCCTGCCAAATGCTGGCAAGTCGACGCTGCTCGGTGCGCTCAGCGCTGCCCGTCCGAAGGTGGCGAGCTATCCGTTCACGACGCTCGAACCACAACTCGGCATCAGCGAGCTCGACTTCGAGCGGCGGATCGTCTTTGCCGACATTCCGGGGTTGATCGAAGGTGCCAGCGACGGGGCCGGACTCGGGCACGCGTTCTTGAAGCACATCGAGCGATGCCGGGTCGTGCTGCACGTTGTCGACGTCGGCGGCGAGTCGGCGGATCCGGCGGCGGACTTTCGGACGGTGCGGCGCGAGCTCGAACGGTTCAGCCCAACGCTTGCCGAGAAGCCAACGCTCGTTGCCGCGAACAAGATCGACCTGCTGACCGACGGCGACGGGCCGATCGATGAGCTTCGCCAGGCGTTGCCCGATCAAGAGGTCGTCGCGATCAGCGGGGCGACGCGGCAGGGGCTCGACGCTTTGTGCGAGCGACTTTGGACTCTGCTTCAGCCGGAACTGGCATCGAACGAATCGTGA